One window from the genome of Mumia sp. ZJ1417 encodes:
- the tsf gene encoding translation elongation factor Ts: MAITAAEVKKLRDATGAGMMDAKKALTEADGDYDKAVEFLRVHGQAKAEKRGAEREATAGLVAASGNAIVELNAETDFVAKNEQFVALAEELAVLADATKPADAAAFAATDAGDGVTVAKKISALAAIIGEKLELGRVAVLGGTGKIATYLHRRASDLPPAVGVLIEFEGDGEEEVARSVAMQVAAMRPRYLSRDEVPADVIAKEREIAEAAAREEGKPEQAISKIVDGKVNAFYKDFVLLDQPSVTEQKKSVKQVLDEAGLTVTRFAHIEIGA, translated from the coding sequence ATGGCAATCACCGCAGCAGAGGTGAAGAAGCTCCGCGACGCGACCGGCGCGGGAATGATGGACGCCAAGAAGGCGCTCACCGAGGCCGACGGCGACTACGACAAGGCAGTCGAGTTCCTGCGCGTCCACGGCCAGGCCAAGGCCGAGAAGCGCGGCGCTGAGCGCGAGGCGACGGCCGGTCTGGTCGCCGCGTCGGGCAACGCGATCGTCGAGCTCAACGCCGAGACCGACTTCGTCGCCAAGAACGAGCAGTTCGTCGCGCTCGCCGAGGAGCTCGCGGTGCTCGCGGACGCGACCAAGCCGGCTGACGCCGCGGCGTTCGCCGCCACCGACGCCGGCGACGGCGTCACGGTCGCCAAGAAGATCTCGGCCCTGGCCGCGATCATCGGTGAGAAGCTCGAGCTCGGCCGCGTGGCCGTCCTCGGGGGCACCGGCAAGATCGCGACTTACCTGCACCGCCGTGCGAGCGATCTGCCGCCCGCCGTCGGCGTCCTCATCGAGTTCGAGGGCGACGGCGAGGAGGAGGTCGCGCGCAGCGTGGCCATGCAGGTCGCGGCGATGCGTCCGCGCTACCTGTCCCGCGACGAGGTCCCCGCGGACGTCATCGCCAAGGAGCGCGAGATCGCCGAGGCGGCCGCCCGCGAGGAGGGCAAGCCCGAGCAGGCGATCTCCAAGATCGTCGACGGCAAGGTCAACGCGTTCTACAAGGACTTCGTCCTGCTCGACCAGCCCTCGGTCACCGAGCAGAAGAAGTCCGTCAAGCAGGTCCTCGACGAGGCCGGCCTCACGGTGACGCGCTTCGCGCACATCGAGATCGGCGCCTGA
- the rpsB gene encoding 30S ribosomal protein S2, translated as MAVVSMRQLLESGVHFGHQTRRWNPKMKRFILTERNGIYIIDLQQSLAYIDRAYDFVKTTVARGGTILFVGTKRQAQEAITEQATRVGMPYVNHRWLGGMLTNFQTVHERIKRLKELDEVDFDDVAGSDRTKKELLQLKREHDKLDRTLGGIRDMGRTPSALWIIDTKKEHLAVDEAKKLGIPVVAILDTNCDPDDVDYPIPGNDDAIRSVTLLTRVVADAVGEGLIARGAGREDAAEATEAVAAGEPLAEWERELAEGTDPVTTEAAEAEVQESASADDTPAEVAEETAVAEENLAEGKPADA; from the coding sequence ATGGCCGTCGTGTCCATGCGCCAGCTGCTCGAGAGCGGTGTCCACTTCGGACACCAGACCCGCCGCTGGAACCCCAAGATGAAGCGCTTCATCCTCACGGAGCGCAATGGCATCTACATCATCGACCTGCAGCAGTCGCTGGCCTACATCGACCGCGCGTACGACTTCGTCAAGACCACGGTCGCGCGTGGCGGGACGATCCTGTTCGTCGGCACCAAGCGCCAGGCGCAGGAGGCCATCACCGAGCAGGCCACGCGCGTCGGCATGCCGTACGTGAACCACCGCTGGCTGGGCGGCATGCTCACCAACTTCCAGACGGTCCACGAGCGGATCAAGCGCCTCAAGGAGCTCGACGAGGTCGACTTCGACGACGTCGCCGGCTCCGACCGCACCAAGAAGGAGCTCCTCCAGCTCAAGCGCGAGCACGACAAGCTCGACCGCACCCTGGGCGGCATCCGCGACATGGGCCGTACGCCGTCGGCGCTGTGGATCATCGACACCAAGAAGGAGCACCTGGCGGTCGACGAGGCCAAGAAGCTGGGCATCCCGGTCGTCGCGATCCTCGACACCAACTGCGACCCCGACGACGTCGACTACCCGATCCCGGGCAACGACGACGCGATCCGCTCGGTCACCTTGCTCACGCGCGTCGTCGCCGACGCCGTCGGCGAGGGCCTGATCGCGCGCGGCGCCGGTCGTGAGGACGCTGCTGAGGCCACCGAGGCTGTCGCCGCCGGCGAGCCGCTTGCCGAGTGGGAGCGCGAGCTCGCCGAGGGCACCGACCCCGTGACCACCGAGGCCGCCGAGGCCGAGGTCCAGGAGTCGGCCAGCGCCGACGACACCCCGGCCGAGGTCGCAGAGGAGACCGCGGTGGCCGAGGAGAACCTCGCAGAGGGCAAGCCCGCCGACGCCTGA
- a CDS encoding CAP domain-containing protein yields the protein MLFSAAMVVGPGAVTGAAGATPTAATAVTEASAALPSKASTPPGPRVYERRVVRHTNRERRAYDRRALSRSRCLDRYAQRAANRIAASGRLVHQNLKPVLRRCGGWKVGENIAYGYRWPRHVVDAWMDSPGHRANILEPRYRRIGVGVRRDSRGVVWVSQVFAYRR from the coding sequence ATGCTGTTCTCCGCTGCCATGGTCGTGGGGCCGGGCGCCGTCACGGGCGCCGCGGGAGCCACACCGACGGCGGCAACGGCAGTCACCGAGGCCAGCGCGGCGCTGCCGTCGAAGGCGTCGACACCGCCCGGACCGCGGGTCTACGAGCGGCGGGTCGTCAGGCACACCAACCGGGAGAGACGGGCGTACGACCGTCGTGCTCTGTCGCGGTCACGATGTCTCGACCGGTACGCCCAGCGCGCGGCCAACCGGATCGCGGCCAGTGGGCGACTGGTCCACCAGAACCTGAAGCCGGTCCTTCGCAGGTGCGGCGGGTGGAAGGTCGGCGAGAACATCGCGTACGGCTACCGGTGGCCGCGCCACGTGGTGGACGCGTGGATGGACTCGCCGGGACACCGCGCCAACATCCTCGAGCCGCGCTACCGCCGGATTGGGGTCGGTGTGCGGCGTGACAGCCGCGGTGTCGTGTGGGTGAGTCAGGTCTTCGCCTACCGGCGCTGA
- a CDS encoding M23 family metallopeptidase, whose protein sequence is MSSRLVPALMRRARLLVALVILVMPSALPHDTDPTWSWPLDPRPEVVRAYEAPPHAYAAGHRGIDLAGKAGAPVRSVDDGVVAFAGAVAGVEAVSVDHDGVRSTYLPVAASVRQGSPVVRGQVLGSLLIAGGHCFPAVCLHLGRRHGAPYADPEELLAGTARIRLVPPSGPPPVPPPVATAAPGASLAAPVEAPVSSPYGMRVHPVTGLLKLHDGTDFAAPCGTPVRASADGRVVAVTYDPAYGQRVVVDHGGGLATSYNHLEKASVRSGATVRAGASLGAVGSTGMSTGCHLHFMVVVAGAPVDPMLFL, encoded by the coding sequence ATGAGTTCTCGCCTTGTCCCCGCGCTCATGAGGCGCGCCCGGCTTCTCGTCGCGCTGGTGATCCTCGTCATGCCGTCCGCCCTCCCCCACGACACCGACCCCACCTGGTCGTGGCCGCTCGACCCGCGACCAGAGGTCGTGAGGGCGTACGAGGCTCCCCCTCACGCCTACGCCGCAGGTCATCGGGGCATCGACCTTGCCGGAAAGGCCGGAGCACCGGTGCGCTCGGTCGACGACGGGGTGGTTGCCTTCGCTGGCGCCGTTGCCGGAGTCGAGGCCGTGAGCGTCGACCACGACGGCGTCCGGTCGACCTACCTGCCTGTCGCCGCCTCGGTGAGACAAGGGTCACCCGTTGTACGGGGCCAGGTGCTGGGCTCCCTCCTCATCGCCGGGGGCCACTGCTTCCCGGCCGTGTGCCTGCACCTCGGGCGTCGGCACGGCGCGCCGTACGCCGACCCCGAGGAGCTGCTGGCGGGGACCGCACGCATCCGCCTGGTGCCACCGAGCGGACCGCCTCCAGTCCCGCCACCGGTCGCCACCGCCGCACCGGGCGCCTCGCTCGCCGCGCCCGTGGAGGCCCCGGTCAGCTCGCCGTACGGGATGCGCGTCCATCCCGTCACTGGGCTTCTCAAGCTCCACGACGGGACCGACTTCGCAGCCCCCTGCGGCACTCCCGTGCGCGCGTCGGCCGACGGCCGGGTCGTGGCCGTCACGTACGACCCCGCGTACGGGCAGCGGGTCGTGGTCGACCACGGCGGTGGTCTGGCGACGAGCTACAACCACCTCGAGAAGGCGTCGGTGCGCAGCGGCGCGACCGTACGGGCGGGGGCGTCGCTCGGTGCTGTCGGGAGCACCGGGATGTCGACCGGGTGCCACCTGCACTTCATGGTCGTCGTCGCAGGGGCGCCGGTCGATCCGATGCTCTTCCTGTGA
- a CDS encoding NADP-dependent isocitrate dehydrogenase — MDSKVIYTHTDEAPLMATYSFLPIVSAYAAKAGVSVETRDISLAGRILAQFPERLTEDQRVGDALAELGELAKQPEANIIKLPNISASVPQLKAAITELQGQGYPLPDYPDDPSMDEDRDVRARYDKVKGSAVNPVLREGNSDRRAPASVKQYARKHPHSMGAWSSDSKTNVATMGERDFKSNEKSVVIPADDTLRIEFVGTDGATTVLRDSVPVLAGEVVDATYLDVAALQSFLADTIARAEREGVLFSVHLKATMMKVSDPIIFGHVVKTFLKPVFDTYGDQLAEAGLSANDGLGAILAGLDQLPNADDIRAAIDTAIAAGPALAMVDSDRGITNLHVPSDVIVDASMPAMIRTSGHMWGPDGAEADTIATIPDSSYASVYQTVIDDCRAHGAFDPSTMGSVPNVGLMAQKAEEYGSHDKTFELPADGTVRVVASNGDVLIEHAVSQGDIWRACQTKDVPIRDWVKLAVTRARATGDPAVFWLDASRAHDANLIAKVKQYLPEHDTEGLQIEIMSPAEATQFSLDRIRKGEDTISVTGNVLRDYLTDLFPILELGTSAKMLSVVPLINGGGLFETGAGGSAPKHVQQLVKENYLRWDSLGEFLALAVSFEHLAQVTGNARAQVLADTLDRATATFLDENKSPSRRVGGLDNRGSHFYLALYWAQELARQTDDADLAAAFGPLAETLATNEQTINDELIAVQGSPVDIGGYYRPDDNLSEQVMRPSKTLNDAIASLG; from the coding sequence TTGGACTCGAAGGTTATCTACACGCACACGGACGAAGCGCCGCTGATGGCGACGTACTCGTTCCTCCCCATCGTCTCGGCATACGCGGCCAAGGCCGGCGTCAGCGTCGAGACCCGTGACATCTCGCTCGCGGGCCGGATCCTCGCGCAGTTCCCGGAGCGTCTGACCGAGGACCAGCGTGTCGGTGACGCGCTCGCCGAGCTCGGCGAGCTGGCGAAGCAGCCTGAGGCCAACATCATCAAGCTGCCCAACATCAGCGCGTCGGTCCCGCAGCTCAAGGCAGCGATCACCGAGCTCCAGGGCCAGGGCTACCCCCTGCCGGACTACCCCGACGACCCGTCCATGGACGAGGACCGAGACGTCCGTGCCCGGTACGACAAGGTCAAGGGCAGCGCCGTCAACCCGGTGCTCCGCGAGGGCAACTCCGATCGGCGTGCACCTGCGTCGGTGAAGCAGTACGCCCGCAAGCATCCGCACTCGATGGGTGCGTGGTCGTCGGACTCCAAGACCAACGTCGCGACGATGGGCGAGCGCGACTTCAAGTCCAACGAGAAGTCCGTCGTCATCCCGGCCGACGACACCCTGCGGATCGAGTTCGTGGGCACCGACGGCGCGACCACCGTCCTGCGCGACTCGGTGCCGGTCCTCGCCGGTGAGGTCGTCGACGCGACCTACCTCGACGTGGCGGCGCTCCAGTCCTTCCTCGCCGACACCATCGCCCGCGCCGAGCGCGAGGGTGTGCTCTTCAGCGTGCACCTCAAGGCCACGATGATGAAGGTCTCGGACCCGATCATCTTCGGCCACGTCGTCAAGACGTTCCTCAAGCCGGTGTTCGACACGTACGGAGACCAGCTCGCCGAGGCCGGTCTCAGCGCGAACGACGGCCTGGGCGCGATCCTCGCCGGTCTCGACCAGCTCCCGAACGCCGACGACATCCGCGCCGCCATTGACACGGCCATCGCCGCCGGCCCGGCGCTCGCGATGGTCGACTCCGACCGCGGCATCACCAACCTGCACGTGCCCAGCGACGTGATCGTCGACGCGTCGATGCCGGCGATGATCCGCACGTCGGGCCACATGTGGGGTCCCGACGGCGCCGAGGCCGACACGATCGCGACCATCCCGGACAGCTCGTACGCCTCGGTCTACCAGACGGTCATCGACGACTGCCGTGCCCACGGTGCGTTCGATCCGTCGACGATGGGCTCGGTGCCCAACGTCGGTCTCATGGCGCAGAAGGCGGAGGAGTACGGCAGCCACGACAAGACGTTCGAGCTCCCGGCTGACGGCACCGTGCGCGTCGTCGCCTCGAACGGCGACGTGCTGATCGAGCACGCGGTCAGCCAGGGCGACATCTGGCGCGCCTGCCAGACCAAGGACGTCCCGATCCGTGATTGGGTCAAGCTCGCCGTCACCCGCGCCCGTGCGACCGGCGACCCGGCCGTGTTCTGGCTCGACGCGTCGCGCGCGCACGACGCGAACCTGATCGCGAAGGTCAAGCAGTATCTCCCCGAGCACGACACCGAGGGCCTGCAGATCGAGATCATGAGCCCGGCCGAGGCGACGCAGTTCTCGCTCGACCGCATCCGCAAGGGCGAGGACACGATCTCGGTCACCGGCAACGTGCTGCGCGACTACCTGACCGACCTGTTCCCGATCCTCGAGCTCGGCACGAGCGCCAAGATGCTCTCGGTGGTCCCGCTGATCAACGGTGGCGGGCTCTTCGAGACCGGCGCTGGCGGCTCGGCACCGAAGCACGTCCAGCAGCTCGTCAAGGAGAACTACCTCCGCTGGGACAGCCTCGGTGAGTTCCTCGCGCTAGCGGTCAGCTTCGAGCACCTCGCCCAGGTCACGGGCAACGCCCGGGCGCAGGTGCTGGCGGACACGCTCGACCGCGCGACCGCGACGTTCCTCGACGAGAACAAGTCGCCGAGCCGTCGCGTCGGAGGCCTCGACAACCGTGGCAGCCACTTCTACCTCGCGCTGTACTGGGCGCAGGAGCTGGCCCGTCAGACCGACGACGCCGACCTTGCGGCCGCCTTCGGCCCGCTGGCCGAGACGCTCGCGACCAACGAGCAGACGATCAACGACGAGCTGATCGCCGTCCAGGGCTCGCCGGTCGACATCGGTGGCTACTACCGTCCTGACGACAACCTGTCCGAGCAGGTCATGCGGCCGTCCAAGACGCTCAACGACGCGATCGCGTCGCTGGGCTGA
- a CDS encoding tyrosine recombinase XerC, with protein MTATDRSPAWHDALEAYERHLRAERGLSEHTVRAYAGDLAQLSAHAEAMGIADPAGLHLRALRSFLAAQQVRGRSRSTLSRRAAAVRRFTAWLARTGRADDDPGALLANPRRHRELPAVLRQDEVRALLDAATARADGDVVGVRDVAVLELLYATGIRVGELCGLDVDDVDHARGVVRVVGKGDKERSVPFGRPASRALDRWLAARGALVVDGSGPALFLGQRGARVDPRTVRRMVHARIEDVEGAPDLGPHGLRHTAATHLLEGGADLRSVQELLGHASLATTQLYTHVSSERLRQAYAQAHPRA; from the coding sequence GTGACCGCGACCGACCGGAGTCCCGCCTGGCATGACGCACTCGAGGCGTACGAACGCCACCTGCGAGCTGAGCGTGGCCTCAGCGAGCACACCGTCAGGGCGTACGCGGGTGACCTCGCCCAGCTGTCCGCTCATGCCGAGGCCATGGGCATCGCCGACCCCGCTGGGCTTCATCTTCGCGCGCTGCGCAGCTTCCTTGCCGCCCAGCAGGTGAGGGGCCGGTCACGCAGCACCCTGTCGAGGAGGGCGGCCGCCGTCCGCCGCTTCACCGCCTGGCTGGCCCGCACCGGTCGTGCCGACGACGACCCGGGGGCCCTGCTCGCCAACCCGCGCCGTCACCGCGAGCTCCCCGCGGTCCTGCGCCAGGACGAGGTCCGTGCCCTGCTCGACGCCGCGACCGCCCGTGCCGACGGGGACGTCGTCGGCGTACGAGACGTCGCGGTTCTGGAGCTTCTCTACGCCACGGGGATCCGCGTGGGTGAGCTGTGCGGGCTCGATGTGGACGACGTCGACCACGCGCGCGGGGTCGTCCGGGTGGTCGGCAAAGGTGACAAGGAGCGGAGTGTGCCGTTCGGGCGCCCCGCATCGCGTGCGCTCGACCGCTGGCTCGCGGCGCGCGGGGCACTCGTCGTCGACGGGAGCGGGCCGGCCCTGTTCCTCGGCCAACGGGGCGCGCGTGTCGACCCGCGCACGGTGCGTCGCATGGTCCACGCACGCATCGAGGACGTCGAGGGTGCGCCCGACCTCGGACCCCACGGCCTCCGGCACACCGCGGCGACGCACCTCCTGGAGGGCGGCGCCGATCTCCGTAGCGTGCAGGAGCTCCTCGGCCACGCCTCGCTCGCCACCACGCAGCTCTACACCCACGTCAGCTCCGAGCGGCTGCGTCAGGCCTACGCGCAGGCGCATCCCCGCGCCTGA
- the dprA gene encoding DNA-processing protein DprA yields the protein MSDQAATTRPAARARRAERRARLAMSLIAEPGDPRIAAQLSERSTNDLLSAVVAGADDLPESWRSRAVGLEGRIGGILTSARGRGIRWVCPGDAEWPAQLDDLDQIDGLAGVGGRPLGLWVRGAGRLDGLAEQAAAVVGARDATTYGCDVAGDLAADLVDAGTTVVSGAAYGIDAAAHRGALSVDGPTVAVLACGADVDYPRAHAGLLRRIAEAGAVVSEHPPGSTPTKGRFLTRNRVIAALAQGTVVVEAARRSGALNTLGWTNELGRIALAVPGPVTSQASVGVHHALRTGRATLVSNGAEALEDLDALGRRDATPPPAPQTAWDVLPSVAREVLEALPGRGTTTVDVLAWRVGAPLELVASSLGRLESQGFVRQVDDGWSLARRADLEPAPPTEGGR from the coding sequence GTGAGCGACCAGGCAGCGACGACACGGCCCGCCGCACGCGCCCGTCGGGCCGAGCGCCGGGCACGGCTGGCGATGAGCCTGATCGCCGAGCCGGGCGATCCGCGGATCGCGGCACAGCTCTCCGAGCGCTCCACGAACGACCTGCTGTCCGCGGTCGTCGCAGGAGCGGACGATCTCCCTGAGTCGTGGCGGTCGCGTGCCGTCGGTCTCGAGGGGAGGATCGGCGGCATCCTCACCTCCGCCCGCGGGAGGGGCATCCGGTGGGTGTGCCCCGGTGATGCGGAGTGGCCTGCTCAGCTGGACGACCTCGATCAGATCGACGGCCTCGCCGGCGTCGGTGGCCGTCCGCTCGGTCTCTGGGTTCGAGGTGCAGGGCGGCTCGACGGGCTGGCGGAGCAGGCCGCCGCGGTGGTCGGGGCACGCGACGCGACCACGTACGGATGTGACGTCGCGGGCGACCTTGCGGCCGACCTCGTCGACGCCGGGACGACAGTCGTCAGCGGGGCGGCATACGGGATCGATGCTGCGGCGCACCGCGGTGCGCTGTCCGTCGACGGCCCGACTGTCGCCGTTCTCGCATGCGGTGCTGACGTCGACTACCCAAGGGCGCATGCCGGGCTCCTGCGACGGATCGCCGAGGCGGGTGCGGTGGTCAGTGAGCACCCGCCGGGCTCGACGCCGACGAAGGGCCGCTTCCTCACCCGCAACCGGGTGATCGCGGCGCTCGCTCAGGGCACGGTGGTCGTGGAGGCAGCGCGGCGCAGCGGCGCCCTCAATACCCTCGGCTGGACCAACGAACTGGGGCGCATCGCGCTCGCCGTGCCCGGCCCGGTCACGAGCCAGGCCTCGGTCGGCGTCCACCACGCCCTCCGTACGGGGCGAGCGACGTTGGTCTCCAACGGTGCCGAGGCGCTGGAGGACCTCGACGCCCTGGGTCGCCGCGACGCCACTCCGCCCCCTGCACCCCAGACCGCATGGGACGTGCTGCCCTCCGTCGCGCGCGAGGTGCTCGAGGCGCTGCCGGGTCGCGGAACGACCACGGTGGACGTGCTGGCCTGGCGGGTCGGGGCACCGCTGGAGCTTGTCGCCAGCTCTTTGGGCCGCTTGGAGAGCCAAGGATTCGTCCGGCAGGTGGACGACGGATGGTCCCTCGCCCGCCGGGCCGACCTCGAGCCTGCCCCGCCCACGGAGGGAGGGCGGTGA
- a CDS encoding YifB family Mg chelatase-like AAA ATPase, translated as MALGRTRSVSLEGMRGRVVEIEVDVSAGLPRTTLVGLPDASLAEARDRCRAAVVNSRHSWPDQKVTINLSPAGLPKSGAHFDLGIALAVLASQQVVPHERLASAAVLGELRLDGRLRAVAGVLPATVAAVAAGCERVIVPEPNAGEAAIVEGAHVLGVRSLRHAVALLRGDEPPDDPPVDPLAEPTAGGGRLDGLDLTDVVGQDDARTAMLIAAAGLHHVLLTGPPGVGKTMLAQRLPGLLPDLGRQESLETSAVYSVAGLLSPEAPLLERPPFIDPHHTASAQALVGGGSRVVRPGAMSLAHNGVLFLDEAPEFRRDVIEALRQPLESGRVTVSRAAQTAEFPARFLLVLASNPCPCGQKAGRADLCTCLPLVKRRYAERLSAPIRDRIDLHPVVGPVSAQHQGTPDTERTPTHVVAARVAEARDRQRLRLASTPWHTNGEVPGAVLRREMSTPANVLAEVDRPTRSGAINARTADRLLRVAWTVADLRRRDTPDPDDLATAMALRQGASLPGSLWERVVA; from the coding sequence ATGGCGCTCGGACGGACGCGGTCGGTCTCTCTCGAGGGCATGCGTGGACGGGTGGTCGAGATCGAGGTGGACGTGAGTGCGGGGCTTCCCCGGACGACGCTCGTGGGTCTGCCCGACGCCTCGCTCGCGGAGGCCCGTGACCGGTGTCGTGCGGCGGTGGTGAACAGCCGGCACTCGTGGCCGGACCAGAAGGTGACGATCAACCTCTCGCCCGCGGGCCTGCCGAAGTCCGGCGCGCACTTCGACCTCGGCATCGCGCTCGCGGTGCTGGCGAGCCAGCAGGTGGTTCCGCACGAGCGGCTCGCGAGCGCCGCCGTCCTCGGTGAGCTGCGGCTCGACGGCCGGTTGCGTGCGGTCGCCGGCGTGCTCCCCGCGACGGTGGCGGCGGTGGCCGCGGGGTGCGAGCGGGTGATCGTCCCAGAGCCCAACGCGGGTGAGGCGGCGATCGTCGAGGGGGCACACGTGCTCGGTGTCCGTTCGCTGCGGCATGCGGTCGCGCTGCTTCGAGGAGACGAGCCTCCGGACGATCCGCCGGTTGATCCGCTCGCGGAGCCGACGGCGGGCGGTGGTCGGCTCGACGGCCTTGACCTCACCGACGTCGTCGGGCAGGACGATGCGCGGACCGCGATGCTGATCGCTGCGGCGGGCCTGCATCACGTCCTCCTCACGGGTCCGCCTGGCGTGGGCAAGACGATGCTCGCCCAGCGTCTCCCCGGCCTGCTCCCGGACCTGGGCCGGCAGGAGTCGCTCGAGACCAGCGCGGTCTATTCGGTGGCGGGGCTCCTCTCGCCCGAGGCGCCGCTGCTCGAACGCCCCCCGTTCATCGACCCCCACCACACTGCCTCCGCCCAGGCGCTGGTCGGTGGAGGCAGCCGCGTCGTGCGGCCGGGGGCGATGAGCCTCGCCCACAACGGCGTGCTCTTTCTCGACGAGGCGCCGGAGTTCCGCCGCGACGTCATCGAGGCGCTCCGCCAGCCGCTCGAGAGCGGTCGCGTGACGGTGTCGCGTGCCGCACAGACTGCCGAGTTCCCCGCCCGCTTCCTGCTCGTCCTGGCCTCCAACCCGTGCCCGTGCGGACAGAAGGCCGGGAGGGCCGACCTCTGCACCTGTCTGCCCCTCGTCAAGCGGCGCTACGCCGAGCGGCTCTCGGCACCGATCCGCGACCGGATCGACCTCCATCCCGTCGTCGGCCCGGTCTCTGCCCAGCATCAGGGCACCCCTGACACCGAGCGGACACCGACCCACGTCGTGGCAGCACGGGTCGCAGAGGCGAGAGACCGTCAGCGACTCCGCCTCGCGTCCACGCCGTGGCATACCAACGGAGAGGTTCCTGGTGCGGTCCTGCGGCGCGAGATGTCGACGCCGGCCAACGTCCTCGCGGAGGTCGACCGTCCGACCCGCTCCGGGGCGATCAACGCGCGCACCGCAGACCGGCTGCTGCGCGTCGCATGGACGGTCGCCGACCTTCGCCGGAGAGACACCCCGGACCCCGATGACCTCGCGACGGCGATGGCGCTGCGTCAGGGCGCCTCGTTGCCGGGGAGTCTGTGGGAGCGGGTGGTCGCGTGA
- a CDS encoding YraN family protein: MASTYEQRQAVGVHGENVAVEFLQAQGMEVLARNWRCRWGEIDIVARDADTVVFCEVKTRRSTAYGTPLEAVTPQKAARLRRLAGLYLAEHDVSAVLVRIDVVGVLVPTRGAAEVTYVAGVS; the protein is encoded by the coding sequence ATGGCGTCGACCTACGAGCAGCGGCAGGCCGTCGGGGTCCACGGGGAGAACGTCGCCGTGGAGTTCTTGCAGGCGCAGGGGATGGAGGTGCTCGCCCGCAACTGGCGGTGCCGGTGGGGCGAGATCGACATCGTGGCCCGCGATGCCGACACGGTGGTGTTCTGCGAGGTCAAGACCCGGCGGAGCACCGCGTACGGGACGCCGTTGGAGGCAGTGACCCCGCAGAAGGCGGCGCGGCTGCGTCGGCTCGCCGGGCTCTACCTGGCCGAGCACGACGTGAGTGCGGTGCTGGTCCGGATCGACGTGGTCGGCGTCCTCGTGCCGACGCGTGGCGCCGCGGAGGTCACCTACGTGGCGGGGGTGTCGTGA
- a CDS encoding DUF2469 domain-containing protein, which yields MSAEELERYEAEMELALYREYRDVVGIFTFVVETDRRFYLCNAVDVKVRSETGDAYFEVTMTDAWVWDIYRPARFAKNVKVLTFKDVNVEELATSDFEPPKA from the coding sequence ATGAGCGCGGAGGAACTGGAGCGGTACGAGGCGGAGATGGAGCTCGCGCTCTACCGCGAGTACCGCGACGTCGTCGGCATCTTCACCTTCGTCGTGGAGACGGACCGGCGCTTCTACCTGTGCAACGCCGTCGACGTGAAGGTGCGCTCGGAGACGGGCGACGCCTACTTCGAGGTCACGATGACGGACGCCTGGGTGTGGGACATCTATCGTCCTGCCCGCTTCGCGAAGAACGTCAAGGTCCTCACCTTCAAAGACGTGAACGTCGAAGAGCTGGCGACGAGTGACTTCGAGCCGCCGAAGGCGTGA
- a CDS encoding ribonuclease HII: protein MTRVARGATIRKDAGLYGYERALRRAGFDAIAGVDEAGRGACAGPLVAAAVILPDGRRGEVPGLADSKLLTPARREACYAEVVRRAVAWSVVVMSPAECDALGMHHVNITALRRALARLATKPDYVLSDGFGVDGLGVPALAVWKGDRVSASIAAASVVAKVTRDRMMCDLHTEYPEYEFAIHKGYVTTLHEERLAAYGPSPVHRLRYQNVRAAAARGRYAEVAPSEGVR, encoded by the coding sequence ATGACGCGGGTGGCACGCGGGGCAACGATCCGCAAGGACGCGGGACTGTACGGCTATGAGCGCGCCCTGCGACGGGCCGGTTTTGACGCGATCGCCGGAGTCGACGAGGCCGGGCGCGGGGCGTGTGCCGGCCCGCTGGTGGCGGCAGCGGTGATCCTGCCCGACGGGCGGCGCGGCGAGGTCCCCGGGCTGGCCGACTCCAAGCTGCTGACGCCGGCGCGACGTGAGGCCTGCTACGCCGAGGTCGTCCGCCGCGCCGTGGCGTGGTCGGTGGTCGTGATGAGCCCCGCCGAGTGCGACGCTCTGGGCATGCACCACGTCAACATCACTGCCCTGCGGCGGGCGCTCGCGCGTCTGGCCACGAAGCCGGACTACGTCCTGAGCGACGGGTTCGGGGTCGACGGGCTCGGTGTCCCCGCGCTCGCAGTGTGGAAGGGCGACCGGGTCTCTGCCTCGATCGCCGCTGCCTCGGTCGTCGCCAAGGTGACGCGAGACCGCATGATGTGCGACCTCCACACGGAGTATCCCGAGTACGAGTTCGCGATCCACAAGGGTTATGTGACGACCTTGCACGAGGAGCGTCTGGCCGCGTACGGCCCGTCGCCCGTGCACCGTCTGCGCTACCAGAACGTGCGCGCGGCGGCGGCGCGCGGTCGTTACGCTGAGGTGGCACCGAGCGAGGGAGTGCGATGA